A stretch of DNA from Desulfosarcina ovata subsp. ovata:
AAATGAGACGGCCGAGGACGGCATCAGCGACCCGGTGTTGTCGGACCGTTACTTCACGTTGTTGAAGATGACCGGCCCGACTGAAAAACTGATCGAGCATGGGCGCCGGCACCTGGATCTGATTGCGCAGGGCGGGCAAAAAGAAGCGGCCGTGGCAGCGTATCTGGAATGTCTGGCCAGGGACCCTGGTTTTGCACCGGAAGCCGGCACCCTGTTCAAAATTGGCGGGTGGCTCAACGAAAGCGGCAAGCGCAAGGAGGCCATCGGCGCGTTTAATCGATTGACCAAGGTTTATCCTGAAGATCCACTGGTTCCCAAAGCCTACTTCCGGGCTGCACAGATATTCAACGACAATCTGCTCAACCCGGAAAAAGCCAAAAAGATCCTGAACGGATTACTCAAAAAGTACCCGGATCACGACATCATCCCCTTCGTGGAGCGTTACCTGGGTCAGATGGGATAAACAAGGGTTTGGGGCTTCAGGCCCGGGAGTTGGCGCGCAAAATGATCGCCGCTTCCACGGAGTCGGGGAAATGCTTGCACACCAGCGTGCGGTAGCGCTTCCAGCCGTCCACCTGTCCGCCTTCGCGAAAGGCGTTGGCCAGCTTGACCAGACTGGTGGGCAGACCGGGGGTTTGGGGCCGTTTCTTCAGGATCGCCAGCAGGATCTTTTCGGCACCGGCGATTTCTCCGGCAGTGGCCATGGCCCCGGCAACCTGCAGGTAAAGCGGAATAGAGAGGGCCGGCCGACGGACCCGTTCGGCATAGGCCTGATAAACGCCGATGGCGGCCGCGTGGGTGGCCGGATCTTTAAGCTGGACCTGCAACAGGCGTTTGGTGGTGTCGTGAAACGCATCCGACTCAGGGGTCAGCTTGTGGATGTTGAACAGGTGGGTGAGCACATCCGCACGCTCCGGCGACAAGTCGAGAATCTGTTCGAACAAACAGCTGGCCTTGTCCATTTCAAGATGGGCCATATGCTCCAGGGCGTCGTCCATCAGCGGACCGACCTTGTCTTCGGCGGCCTCCTCGAAACTGTCGCGGTTCACGCCGCCCACCAGCCGCGCGCCTGAAAAAGCCAGCAGTGCGCCACCGGCCAACCCCCCAATGTGGGCCACATAGGCCACATGGCTGGCACCGCTGAAAAAGAGCTGATAGCATTCGTTGGCAATCCACACGGGCAGCAGAATGATCGCCGGAATCCGCGCGGTATTGAAGTAAAATCCCAGTGAATAGAACACGCTGACCGTTTTGCGACCGTATAGCACCGTGTAGGCGCCCATGAGACCGGCGATGGCACCGGAGGCCCCCACCAGGGGGACGGTGCTGGTGGGATACACCAGCCAGAACAATCCCGCCGCCATCAGCCCGCTGGCAAGATAGATCCCCGTAAAAAGTGACCGCCCGGCACCGATCTCGATCATGCAACCCAGGATCCAGAGGAACACCATGTTGCCGACCAGATGGCCGACACTCCCGTGCAGAAACATGTAGGTAAAAAAGGTCGAAACCCGCGGGGTGGCCGGACGCAGTCCGTGGGCAAAGGCAACACTGCGATTGCATTTTTCCTCGTAGTCATGGCGCAGCATGCGCCACCTTTCATAAACGGCATCCCGGGGGGTGATCACCTGCTCCCCCTTGAGACGGCTGAGGAAAATGGCGTCCGCTTCCAGCGCGAAATGAAGCCGCATGAGCCCTTCGGCATCGTCCGGGTCCACCGCCAGGTCCCCATCGGTGGCCGTTCCAGTCGCCTCCAGATAATCCATGTACCGGGGAACCTCAATCCCCGCGAGCCCCGATTCCAGGTAGAAGTGTTCGGCTTCCAGGCGGGCCTGGTCATCATTGATCTGGAACAGGAAAAAGACCAGGCAGTTGATCACCAAAATCGCCAGGGTGACAAGCGGGGGATTTTTCCAACCGATTTTTCCGGAAATGGGGACAATCAGCATAGGCGGGCCCGATATTTATGTCTGTAAATCACGGATAAAAGGACCCAATGCGGCGATCCCCTCGGTTTCGATCAGCCGCAGGGCCTGCGTTCCAATGACGGCGATATCGGCTTTGCCTTCCAAAAACTTGATGTCGGATTTGTCTTTCACCCCGAATCCCAGGGCCAGGGGAAGCCCGGTGGCCGTGCGGCAGCGGGCCAGGTAGGCATCCAGGGATTGGGAGAACTCGGTCTGGTCGCCGGTCACCCCCTTGCGGGCCACGCAGTAAACGAAACCGTCGGCCACCTTGGCGATGGCCGTAAGGCGCGCCTCGGAGGTCGTCGGCGAGTAGATGAAAATCGGGCTCAGCTGGTTGCGCTGCATGGCGCTCAGGTAGCCATCGGCCTCTTCCGGCGGCAGATCCGGAACGATGGACCCTTTCAGGCCGGCATCCCGCATCTCGTCCACGAACCGGTCCACGCCATATTTGAACAAAATATTGTAGTAGGTCATGTAAAGGAACGGGATCGGGAATTCCCTGGCCACCGTGCGGCCGAATTCGAGGCACTGGGCCACGCTCACCCCACCGGCCAGTGAGTTCTGGTTGGCTTTGAGAATCACCGGCCCATCGGCAATCGGTTCGGAAAAGGGAATCTGCAGCTCCATCAGGTCCACCCCGGCCGCCACCATGGTGCGCACGATTTCCAGGGAGGCCTCAAGGGAGGGATAGCCGATGACAATGTGGGTCATCAGCAGGATCTTCTTCTCTTTCAGTCGTGATCGGATATGGGATTCAAGCATGGTATTGTTTCGCCTTTTCAATGATGAATTGTTTCCATTTGGGATCGTCCATGGCATCGGCGATGGTGAAGATATCCTTGTCGCCGCGGCCGGACTGGTTGATCAGGATGATGTCGTCGGGTGACATCGTCGGAGCCTCCTTAAAGGCGCGTGCAAAGGCGTGGGCGGACTCCAGAGCCGGGATGACCCCCTCTTTGCGCATGGTCAGGCGGACCGCCTCGATCACTTCACGGTCCGTGGCGCCTTCAAACCGCACCCGCCCCTTCTCCTTGAAATCGGAAAGGATCGGCGATACGCCCACGTAGTCCAGGCCCG
This window harbors:
- a CDS encoding rhomboid family intramembrane serine protease, which translates into the protein MLIVPISGKIGWKNPPLVTLAILVINCLVFFLFQINDDQARLEAEHFYLESGLAGIEVPRYMDYLEATGTATDGDLAVDPDDAEGLMRLHFALEADAIFLSRLKGEQVITPRDAVYERWRMLRHDYEEKCNRSVAFAHGLRPATPRVSTFFTYMFLHGSVGHLVGNMVFLWILGCMIEIGAGRSLFTGIYLASGLMAAGLFWLVYPTSTVPLVGASGAIAGLMGAYTVLYGRKTVSVFYSLGFYFNTARIPAIILLPVWIANECYQLFFSGASHVAYVAHIGGLAGGALLAFSGARLVGGVNRDSFEEAAEDKVGPLMDDALEHMAHLEMDKASCLFEQILDLSPERADVLTHLFNIHKLTPESDAFHDTTKRLLQVQLKDPATHAAAIGVYQAYAERVRRPALSIPLYLQVAGAMATAGEIAGAEKILLAILKKRPQTPGLPTSLVKLANAFREGGQVDGWKRYRTLVCKHFPDSVEAAIILRANSRA
- the trpA gene encoding tryptophan synthase subunit alpha — its product is MLESHIRSRLKEKKILLMTHIVIGYPSLEASLEIVRTMVAAGVDLMELQIPFSEPIADGPVILKANQNSLAGGVSVAQCLEFGRTVAREFPIPFLYMTYYNILFKYGVDRFVDEMRDAGLKGSIVPDLPPEEADGYLSAMQRNQLSPIFIYSPTTSEARLTAIAKVADGFVYCVARKGVTGDQTEFSQSLDAYLARCRTATGLPLALGFGVKDKSDIKFLEGKADIAVIGTQALRLIETEGIAALGPFIRDLQT